A region of Streptomyces sp. NBC_01750 DNA encodes the following proteins:
- a CDS encoding catalase, giving the protein MTQRVLTTESGAPVADNQNSATAGVGGPILLQDQHLLEKLARFNRERIPERVVHARGSGAYGYFEVTDDVTGFTKADFLGEVGRRTETFIRFSTVADSLGGADAVRDPRGFALKFYTEEGNYDLVGNNTPVFFIKDPVKFPDFIHSQKRDPFTGRQEPDNVWDFWAHAPEATHQVTWLMGDRGIPASYRHMNGYGSHTYQWTNAAGEAFFVKYHFKTNQGIRSLSSEQAAELAGKDGNSHQTDLLQAIERGVNPSWTLYVQVMPAAEAADYRFNPFDLTKVWPHSDYPLQRVGRLVLNRNPDNVFAEVEQAAFSPNNFVAGIGPSPDKMLQGRLFAYADAHRYRLGVNHTQLAVNAPKAVPGGSAENYGRDGLMATRNGRRTDKNYEPNSYAGPAQTDTALSAPLAVQGWTGTHAAPSHVKDDDFFQAGELYRLMSDDEKARLIANIAGGLSQVTRDDVIDKNLAHFHAADADYGKHVEEAVRALRED; this is encoded by the coding sequence ATGACGCAGCGTGTGCTTACGACCGAGTCAGGCGCCCCGGTCGCCGACAACCAGAACTCCGCCACCGCCGGCGTCGGTGGCCCGATCCTTCTCCAGGACCAGCACCTGCTGGAGAAGCTCGCCCGCTTCAACCGGGAGCGCATCCCGGAGCGCGTCGTGCACGCCCGCGGCAGCGGCGCCTACGGCTACTTCGAAGTCACCGACGATGTCACCGGCTTCACCAAGGCCGACTTCCTCGGTGAGGTCGGCAGGCGCACGGAGACATTCATCCGCTTCTCCACCGTCGCCGACTCGCTCGGCGGCGCGGACGCGGTCCGTGACCCGCGCGGGTTCGCGCTGAAGTTCTACACCGAAGAGGGAAACTACGACCTCGTCGGCAACAACACCCCCGTGTTCTTCATCAAGGACCCGGTCAAGTTCCCCGACTTCATCCACTCCCAGAAGCGCGACCCCTTCACGGGCAGGCAGGAGCCGGACAACGTCTGGGACTTCTGGGCGCACGCCCCCGAGGCGACACACCAGGTGACCTGGCTGATGGGCGACCGCGGCATCCCCGCCTCGTACCGCCACATGAACGGCTACGGCTCGCACACCTACCAGTGGACGAACGCCGCCGGCGAGGCCTTCTTCGTCAAGTACCACTTCAAGACGAACCAGGGCATCCGCTCCCTGTCGAGCGAGCAGGCCGCCGAGCTCGCGGGCAAGGACGGCAACAGCCACCAGACGGACCTGCTGCAGGCCATCGAGCGCGGCGTGAACCCGTCCTGGACGCTGTACGTCCAGGTGATGCCGGCCGCCGAGGCAGCCGACTACCGCTTCAACCCGTTCGACCTCACCAAGGTGTGGCCGCACAGCGACTACCCCCTGCAGCGTGTCGGCCGTCTGGTCCTGAACCGGAACCCCGACAACGTCTTCGCCGAGGTCGAGCAGGCCGCGTTCTCGCCGAACAACTTCGTTGCGGGTATCGGTCCTTCGCCGGACAAGATGCTCCAGGGCCGGCTGTTCGCCTACGCGGACGCGCACCGCTACCGTCTGGGCGTCAACCACACGCAGCTCGCGGTGAACGCGCCGAAGGCCGTGCCTGGGGGGTCTGCCGAGAACTACGGCCGCGACGGCCTGATGGCGACCCGCAACGGCCGCCGCACCGACAAGAACTACGAGCCCAACTCGTACGCCGGTCCCGCGCAGACGGACACCGCGCTGTCGGCTCCGCTGGCGGTCCAGGGCTGGACCGGCACCCACGCGGCGCCCTCCCACGTCAAGGACGACGACTTCTTCCAGGCGGGCGAGCTCTACCGCCTGATGTCGGACGACGAGAAGGCCCGCCTGATCGCCAACATCGCCGGCGGCCTCTCACAGGTCACCCGCGACGACGTGATCGACAAGAACCTGGCCCACTTCCACGCCGCCGACGCCGACTACGGCAAGCATGTCGAGGAAGCGGTCCGCGCCCTGCGCGAGGACTAG